Proteins from a genomic interval of Gossypium hirsutum isolate 1008001.06 chromosome A09, Gossypium_hirsutum_v2.1, whole genome shotgun sequence:
- the LOC107888791 gene encoding GATA transcription factor 1 encodes MEALDMAACFEDNLLDFASDVGEEDEDKEHNKKSSTSSSLNPNNSCFSEFAEEELEWLSNKDAFPAVETSFVDVLGTATKHQSSLTLANGNVVMYCFGNVKIPVKARSKRLRKCRDLRDHEKNWRVHKNVKTSNATAKGNRWRTMGRKCQHCGADKTPQWRAGPLGPKTLCNACGVRYKSGRLVPEYRPASSPTFSSRLHSNSHRKILEMRRHKQLGFPSMKPMDKRS; translated from the exons ATGGAAGCTCTTGATATGGCGGCTTGTTTTGAGGACAACTTACTGGACTTTGCTTCCGACGTCGGAGAGGAGGACGAAGACAAAGAACATAACAAGAAATCCTCAACTTCTTCTTCTCTTAACCCTAACAACTCTTGTTTTTCA GAATTTGCAGAGGAAGAACTAGAATGGTTATCAAACAAGGATGCATTTCCAGCCGTGGAAACGTCATTCGTCGATGTTTTAGGGACAGCGACAAAGCACCAGAGCTCGCTAACCTTAGCCAATGGAAACGTTGTAATGTATTGTTTTGGCAACGTTAAGATCCCCGTAAAAGCGAGGTCCAAGCGTCTCCGCAAATGCAGGGACCTGAGGGACCACGAAAAAAATTGGCGGGTTCATAAGAATGTGAAGACTTCGAATGCCACCGCAAAGGGAAATCGTTGGAGGACTATGGGAAGGAAATGCCAGCATTGTGGTGCAGATAAGACACCGCAGTGGAGGGCAGGGCCACTTGGGCCTAAAACACTTTGCAATGCTTGTGGAGTGAGGTATAAGTCGGGGCGTTTGGTGCCTGAGTATCGTCCAGCAAGTAGCCCTACGTTTTCCAGTAGGTTGCATTCGAATTCCCATAGGAAGATATTAGAGATGAGGAGGCATAAGCAGTTGGGGTTTCCTTCAATGAAGCCTATGGATAAACG CTCGTGA